The proteins below are encoded in one region of Sporosarcina sp. FSL K6-1508:
- a CDS encoding cupredoxin domain-containing protein: MKRWLLATVLLSVLFVLAACGGKDTSDETGQVDNTGSTEGSTASNEINITAVNFEFNQEEYTVKAGEEIKVIFANEEGMHGITIAGLDVDIKGDGETTFTPTEPGEYTIYCNLPCGAGHADMKSILIVT; the protein is encoded by the coding sequence TTGAAAAGATGGTTATTGGCAACAGTTTTATTAAGTGTTTTGTTTGTTCTTGCTGCTTGTGGCGGAAAAGATACAAGTGACGAAACGGGGCAGGTAGATAATACCGGCTCTACGGAAGGATCAACCGCTAGTAATGAAATAAATATTACAGCAGTAAACTTTGAATTTAATCAGGAAGAATACACTGTCAAGGCTGGAGAAGAGATTAAAGTAATATTTGCAAACGAAGAAGGAATGCACGGGATTACTATCGCTGGTCTTGATGTTGACATTAAAGGCGATGGAGAGACAACTTTCACACCTACCGAACCAGGTGAATATACAATTTATTGTAATCTTCCCTGTGGTGCTGGACATGCCGATATGAAGTCAATACTTATTGTTACATGA
- a CDS encoding four-helix bundle copper-binding protein, which yields MNKKYEECLKACLECLEACNTCFDACLKEEDLKMMADCIRLDRECADICAFTAQAITRNSPFINEILALCAEICERCAEECAKHDHGHCQRCAESCRRCAEACRQMVA from the coding sequence ATGAATAAGAAATACGAAGAATGCCTAAAAGCATGTTTAGAATGTCTAGAGGCATGTAACACCTGTTTCGACGCATGTTTAAAAGAGGAAGATTTGAAAATGATGGCCGATTGTATCCGTTTGGACCGTGAATGTGCAGATATATGTGCCTTTACAGCGCAAGCTATAACGCGAAATAGTCCATTTATAAACGAAATTTTAGCCCTCTGTGCAGAAATTTGCGAACGTTGCGCAGAAGAGTGTGCTAAACATGATCACGGTCATTGCCAACGCTGTGCTGAATCTTGCCGAAGGTGTGCAGAGGCATGCCGACAAATGGTAGCTTAA
- a CDS encoding stage II sporulation protein P, protein MFPTLNKDNKKDKKEKALLLILLYIATILFVIWLLIVLFLTFFFSREEIKENSLLDKLYFISDFKMDTLKGSSGIPNPFGKINDSSDGTFNGIDKPKIRLDQPDRDEFKPAMKDLLKDRSFDRESFDAIFENMKSPKIIPKDSLHSTFGKDVIYIYHSHSRESFLPYFKETDKPEDAYHSKANITLVGEMLGKALEKRGVGTKVDSTDIVQELSLRGLDFNSSYKVSGERVRSARAENKDLEVFLDIHRDSLRKDSTTKEMNGENFARLLFVVGTGHENYASNLSFTEGLDKLLATQYPGLSKGILKKDSSQGNGVYNQDVSPSSVIVEIGGVDNTLEELNRTTEALASVLSDYYWHREK, encoded by the coding sequence ATGTTTCCAACACTCAATAAAGACAATAAGAAAGATAAGAAGGAAAAGGCTCTACTACTAATTTTACTATATATAGCAACTATTCTATTTGTTATTTGGTTGCTCATAGTCTTATTTCTAACATTCTTTTTTTCGCGTGAAGAAATTAAAGAAAATTCTTTGCTGGATAAACTGTATTTTATATCCGATTTCAAAATGGATACGTTGAAGGGCTCGTCAGGTATACCTAATCCGTTTGGTAAAATAAACGATTCTTCAGACGGAACATTCAATGGAATAGATAAGCCGAAAATTCGTTTGGATCAACCAGATAGAGATGAATTCAAACCTGCTATGAAAGACCTTTTAAAAGATAGAAGCTTTGACAGGGAGAGTTTCGATGCGATTTTTGAAAACATGAAATCACCCAAAATAATCCCGAAAGATTCATTGCACTCTACTTTTGGCAAGGATGTCATTTATATTTATCACTCCCATAGTAGGGAATCTTTTTTACCGTATTTTAAAGAAACTGATAAACCGGAGGATGCTTACCACTCGAAAGCGAATATTACGTTAGTAGGTGAAATGCTTGGAAAAGCTTTGGAAAAAAGAGGAGTAGGGACGAAAGTGGATTCAACTGATATTGTACAAGAATTAAGTTTGAGAGGGTTAGACTTTAATAGTTCTTACAAGGTATCGGGGGAACGAGTACGGTCTGCACGTGCAGAAAACAAAGACTTGGAAGTTTTCTTGGATATACATCGCGATTCATTGCGTAAAGATTCTACCACTAAAGAAATGAATGGAGAAAATTTTGCACGTCTGTTATTTGTTGTTGGTACTGGGCATGAAAATTATGCAAGCAATCTTTCGTTTACAGAAGGCTTGGATAAACTTCTTGCTACTCAGTATCCGGGGTTGTCAAAAGGAATACTTAAAAAAGATAGCAGTCAAGGGAACGGAGTTTATAATCAAGATGTATCTCCAAGCTCAGTTATTGTAGAAATTGGTGGTGTCGATAATACGTTAGAAGAACTTAATCGGACTACAGAAGCATTAGCTAGTGTACTTAGTGACTATTACTGGCACAGAGAAAAGTAA
- a CDS encoding P-type ATPase yields the protein MNGSAVLKIRVSKTGNNTYLSQVIQLVIEAENTKSKAQGYADITAKWLFYVAVVSGNIILAYWATTGDFEFALERMVTVLIIACPHALGLAGPLELQDLLPSQRKKDD from the coding sequence GTGAACGGTTCTGCTGTATTAAAAATAAGGGTTAGCAAAACCGGTAATAATACCTATCTTTCACAGGTTATTCAGTTGGTAATCGAGGCAGAAAATACAAAGTCAAAAGCGCAAGGTTATGCAGATATTACAGCGAAATGGCTGTTTTATGTTGCAGTAGTGTCTGGAAATATTATACTGGCTTATTGGGCAACAACAGGTGATTTTGAGTTTGCGTTGGAACGTATGGTTACCGTTTTGATTATCGCATGCCCTCATGCTTTAGGATTAGCTGGACCGTTAGAACTTCAAGATCTACTTCCATCGCAGCGAAAAAAGGATGACTAA
- a CDS encoding multicopper oxidase family protein — MGIKIKITALAISILVISGCSNANSQPDEEMDHSMMNDEEMDHSMMDMDDDMMENEHMSHDEVVSLNDSTGENELKIPSMLERDNKEEVAYTVRAQKGKTEIFDGIETNTYGYNGTFLGPMLRLDKGDTVKIRTINELDENTTFHWHGLEVAADVDGGPHDVIKPGEEKIIEFKVEQEAATLWFHPHPEGKTAEQVYNGLAGLIYIEDDNSTSLGLPNDYGKNDIPLIFQDKTFDDKKQLNYSTAMNDDGTIGDTLLINGTLNPKLTVNKEKVRLRLLNGSNARNFTFKLNTEDSFVQIATDGGFLNEPVTLNEVTLTPSERAEIIVDFSQLNTVNGLALVNEDGSILLPFEVSDQGEVISGIPEKLNDFALTEEEKNLPVTKKVELFGMMDQVTINGKKFDPERIDFTQQQGVTEVWEIYNKPDEMGGMNHPFHIHGTQFKIISRDGKEPPENERGWKDSISIQPDERVKIAIQFKHKGVYMFHCHILEHEDNGMMGQVKVE; from the coding sequence ATGGGAATAAAAATTAAGATTACCGCGTTGGCGATTAGTATATTGGTTATCAGCGGTTGTAGTAATGCTAATTCACAACCAGATGAGGAAATGGATCATTCCATGATGAATGATGAAGAGATGGATCATTCAATGATGGATATGGATGACGACATGATGGAAAATGAGCATATGAGTCATGATGAGGTTGTAAGTTTAAACGACTCAACAGGGGAAAATGAATTAAAAATCCCTTCCATGCTTGAACGTGATAATAAGGAAGAAGTCGCATACACTGTTAGAGCACAAAAAGGGAAAACTGAAATATTTGATGGTATTGAAACAAATACGTATGGCTACAATGGGACGTTTTTAGGACCGATGCTTCGTTTGGATAAAGGTGATACAGTTAAAATTAGAACGATAAATGAGCTCGATGAGAATACAACATTTCATTGGCATGGACTGGAAGTAGCGGCAGATGTAGATGGTGGGCCGCATGATGTGATTAAACCGGGAGAAGAAAAGATCATTGAATTTAAAGTGGAACAAGAAGCGGCAACACTATGGTTCCATCCCCATCCAGAAGGGAAAACCGCTGAACAGGTATATAACGGTCTTGCAGGATTGATTTATATCGAAGATGATAATTCGACAAGTCTTGGATTACCAAATGATTATGGGAAGAATGATATTCCGTTGATTTTTCAAGATAAAACATTTGATGATAAGAAACAATTGAATTACAGCACCGCAATGAATGATGACGGAACAATCGGGGATACGTTATTAATCAATGGAACACTCAATCCCAAGTTGACTGTAAACAAAGAGAAAGTACGTCTCCGTTTATTAAATGGATCGAATGCGAGGAATTTCACATTTAAATTGAATACAGAGGATTCCTTTGTTCAAATCGCAACGGATGGTGGTTTCTTGAATGAACCGGTTACTTTAAATGAAGTAACACTTACGCCTTCAGAAAGAGCGGAAATTATTGTTGACTTTTCACAGCTTAATACAGTAAATGGCTTGGCGCTAGTAAATGAGGATGGATCTATCCTTTTACCATTTGAGGTTTCTGATCAAGGCGAAGTGATTAGTGGAATTCCGGAAAAGTTGAATGATTTTGCATTGACGGAAGAAGAGAAGAATTTGCCAGTCACAAAGAAAGTGGAACTGTTTGGGATGATGGATCAGGTAACGATAAATGGAAAGAAATTTGATCCGGAAAGAATTGACTTCACACAACAGCAAGGGGTCACGGAAGTATGGGAAATTTACAATAAACCGGACGAGATGGGCGGAATGAACCATCCGTTCCACATTCACGGAACGCAATTTAAAATAATCTCAAGAGACGGGAAAGAGCCACCGGAAAATGAACGAGGTTGGAAAGACAGTATATCCATACAGCCGGATGAGAGAGTGAAAATCGCAATACAGTTTAAGCATAAGGGCGTGTATATGTTCCATTGTCATATTCTTGAACATGAGGACAATGGCATGATGGGACAGGTAAAGGTGGAATAA
- a CDS encoding sensor histidine kinase, with the protein MIRIKSIFLKLFITYIVILIVSHFVFAVASYLLFQNNLTDMHLNSESFNQMKYLFISSSIISITITGLFTYYITKRITAPLREMNRVALLIARGQFNQRVNIGTRDELGELGETFNYMAQELGSLDQMRKDFVANVSHDLRSPLTSIHGFARAFLDDTIPNDRKHHYFTIMKEQTERMIKLVNDLLDMAQIESGQLEIRPVLFNLSELVRQVMARMETEFVNKKLNVELISEEVQDIHVYADPDRIDQVIVNLIQNAVQISSNGSSVEVILKKGQQAVVSIRDYGTGISQEDIQSIWERFYKTDRPRTKKVGTGIGLSIVKHLLVLHQTDIQVESEVGIGTTFTFTLPIAKNKS; encoded by the coding sequence GTGATTAGAATAAAAAGTATTTTTTTGAAGCTGTTTATCACATATATCGTCATATTAATTGTGTCGCATTTCGTTTTTGCTGTCGCTTCATATTTGTTATTTCAGAACAACCTAACTGATATGCACCTAAATTCCGAAAGTTTTAACCAAATGAAATACTTGTTTATATCATCCTCTATTATTTCGATAACCATTACAGGCTTATTTACCTACTACATTACTAAAAGAATTACTGCTCCACTTCGGGAAATGAATCGGGTTGCCCTTCTAATCGCTAGGGGACAATTTAATCAAAGAGTCAACATCGGGACGCGTGACGAGCTTGGGGAATTGGGCGAGACGTTTAATTATATGGCACAGGAGTTGGGCAGCTTAGACCAGATGAGAAAGGACTTTGTTGCCAATGTTTCCCACGACTTACGCTCCCCCCTTACCTCGATTCATGGATTTGCTAGGGCGTTTTTGGATGATACAATCCCCAATGATCGAAAGCATCATTATTTTACCATCATGAAAGAACAAACTGAGCGAATGATTAAGCTGGTCAATGATCTTCTCGATATGGCTCAAATTGAATCGGGGCAGTTAGAAATTCGCCCTGTACTCTTTAATTTGTCAGAGTTGGTTCGCCAAGTCATGGCTCGTATGGAAACTGAATTTGTAAATAAAAAACTGAATGTGGAATTGATTTCTGAGGAAGTACAAGACATCCACGTATATGCTGATCCGGATCGGATTGATCAAGTAATCGTTAATTTGATACAGAATGCAGTGCAAATTTCCTCAAATGGTAGTTCCGTAGAAGTTATTTTGAAAAAAGGACAACAAGCGGTGGTTTCTATTCGGGATTATGGGACGGGAATCAGTCAAGAGGATATTCAATCCATTTGGGAAAGATTTTATAAAACAGATAGGCCCCGTACTAAAAAGGTGGGTACAGGCATTGGACTGTCTATTGTTAAGCACTTATTAGTCCTTCATCAAACCGACATTCAAGTGGAAAGCGAAGTAGGAATAGGAACTACTTTTACCTTTACGCTCCCGATTGCTAAGAACAAATCGTAA
- the merR1 gene encoding mercury resistance transcriptional regulator MerR1, whose protein sequence is MEFHIGELAEKCNVNKETIRYYERLGLIPKPSRTESGYRIYTKQTVDRLNFIKRIQELGFTLNEIDKLLGVVDRDEAKCRDMYDFTVYKIEDIQRKIQDLKRIEQMLIDLKERCPENKDIYECPIIETLLEI, encoded by the coding sequence ATGGAGTTTCATATAGGAGAACTAGCCGAGAAATGTAATGTTAATAAAGAAACCATTCGATATTATGAACGATTAGGATTAATTCCGAAGCCTTCTCGTACAGAGTCAGGATATCGAATATACACAAAACAAACCGTTGACCGGTTAAATTTCATCAAGCGCATCCAGGAATTAGGTTTTACTTTAAATGAAATTGATAAGCTTTTAGGTGTGGTAGATCGTGATGAAGCAAAGTGCCGTGATATGTATGATTTCACAGTTTATAAGATAGAGGACATTCAACGGAAAATTCAAGATCTCAAAAGAATCGAACAAATGCTTATCGACCTAAAAGAAAGATGTCCCGAAAACAAAGATATTTATGAATGCCCCATTATTGAAACTTTACTAGAAATTTAA
- a CDS encoding YdhK family protein gives MKKQLLFLGAAIIIGLSGCGNNTSNEKSPNNTNETKKEDMKMEMNHSGSGEVPENLKEAKNPTYKVGSEAIIKSDHMEGMNGAVATIVGAYDTTAYAISYTPVTGGERVTNHKWVIQEEIKDAGDKTLEKGTEVTIEADHMEGMKGAKAEIDSAEKTTVYMVDYTPTTGGEKVMNHEWVTESELSAK, from the coding sequence ATGAAAAAGCAATTACTTTTTTTAGGCGCTGCAATAATTATTGGTCTAAGTGGATGTGGAAATAATACGAGCAACGAGAAAAGTCCAAATAACACTAATGAAACCAAAAAGGAAGACATGAAGATGGAGATGAACCATTCTGGCTCAGGTGAAGTCCCTGAAAATTTGAAAGAGGCGAAAAATCCAACCTATAAAGTCGGAAGCGAAGCAATTATTAAATCGGATCATATGGAAGGGATGAACGGTGCTGTGGCAACAATCGTGGGTGCTTATGATACTACAGCTTACGCTATATCGTATACCCCGGTAACTGGCGGAGAAAGAGTCACAAATCATAAATGGGTTATCCAAGAAGAGATTAAAGATGCTGGTGACAAAACTTTAGAAAAAGGAACTGAAGTTACCATAGAGGCAGACCATATGGAAGGGATGAAAGGGGCAAAAGCGGAAATTGATTCAGCCGAAAAAACTACTGTATATATGGTTGACTACACTCCTACTACTGGCGGGGAAAAAGTTATGAATCATGAATGGGTAACGGAAAGTGAACTTTCTGCTAAATAA
- a CDS encoding multicopper oxidase family protein, which yields MEGMDHSKMDMEGMDQSKMDKDTMEGHMSHDKVVSLNNSTGENELKMPPVLKSDNKKEVVYTVRAQKGETEIFDGTKTKTYGYNGAFLGPVLRFSKGDTVKIRLINELDEVTTFHWHGLEVPGKADGGPHTVLKPEEEELIEFKVSQEASTLWFHPHPKGNTAEQVYNGLAGLIYIEDDNSKSLGLPNEYGKNDIPLIFQDKTFDDEKQLNYSAAMNEDGTIGDTLLINGTLNPKLTVKKEKVRLRLLNGSNARNYTFKLNTGDSFVQVATDGGFLNKPVTLKELSLTPSERAEIIVDFSQLNTEKGLALINENESILLPFEVSDQSGEDSTLPGEMNNFSITEEEMNLPVTKKAEFFGMMDKVTINGKKFDAERIDFTQKQGVTEVWEIYNKPDAMGGMIHPVHIHGTQFKIISRNGEEPPENERGWKDSISVKPDERVKIAIQFKHKGVYMIHCHILEHEDNGMMAQIKVE from the coding sequence ATGGAAGGAATGGATCATTCCAAGATGGATATGGAAGGAATGGATCAATCCAAGATGGATAAAGACACGATGGAGGGGCATATGAGCCACGACAAGGTGGTGAGTTTAAATAACTCAACAGGGGAAAATGAATTGAAAATGCCTCCCGTGCTTAAAAGCGATAATAAAAAAGAAGTTGTATATACTGTTCGAGCCCAAAAAGGAGAGACTGAAATATTCGATGGTACTAAAACGAAAACGTATGGTTACAACGGGGCATTTTTAGGACCGGTGCTTCGTTTTAGTAAAGGTGATACGGTGAAAATTAGATTGATAAATGAGCTGGATGAGGTGACAACTTTTCATTGGCACGGGCTGGAAGTACCGGGGAAAGCAGATGGTGGACCACATACTGTTCTAAAACCGGAAGAAGAAGAGTTGATCGAATTTAAAGTTTCACAAGAGGCATCAACATTATGGTTTCATCCCCATCCAAAAGGAAACACCGCTGAACAGGTATACAATGGACTTGCAGGATTGATTTATATCGAAGATGACAATTCAAAGAGTCTCGGATTACCAAATGAATATGGGAAGAATGATATTCCCTTGATTTTCCAAGATAAAACATTTGATGATGAGAAACAATTGAATTACAGTGCGGCAATGAATGAAGACGGAACAATCGGTGATACGTTATTGATCAATGGGACGTTGAATCCGAAACTGACTGTAAAGAAAGAAAAGGTTCGTCTTCGTCTATTAAATGGGTCCAATGCGAGGAATTACACATTTAAATTGAATACAGGGGATTCCTTTGTGCAAGTTGCAACGGATGGAGGTTTCTTGAATAAACCAGTGACACTGAAAGAACTTTCACTGACCCCATCTGAACGGGCGGAAATAATTGTTGATTTTTCACAGCTTAATACAGAAAAAGGCTTGGCGTTAATAAATGAGAATGAATCGATCCTTTTACCATTTGAGGTTTCTGATCAAAGCGGAGAGGACAGCACCCTTCCAGGAGAGATGAATAATTTTTCAATAACAGAAGAAGAGATGAACTTGCCGGTTACAAAGAAGGCGGAGTTTTTTGGAATGATGGACAAAGTAACGATAAACGGAAAGAAATTTGATGCGGAAAGAATTGATTTCACACAAAAGCAAGGGGTCACTGAAGTTTGGGAAATTTACAATAAACCGGACGCTATGGGAGGAATGATTCACCCAGTCCACATTCACGGAACTCAATTTAAAATAATCTCAAGAAATGGGGAAGAGCCACCGGAAAATGAGCGGGGTTGGAAGGACAGTATCTCCGTAAAACCGGATGAGAGAGTAAAAATTGCTATACAATTTAAGCATAAGGGCGTGTATATGATCCATTGCCATATTCTTGAACATGAAGACAACGGCATGATGGCTCAGATAAAGGTGGAATAA